TAGTTATAGACAGACAGAGGGAGTATGATACTCCTGATGCAACTGTGCATGTGTCCCGGACAGGGTGGCGAGGCATTGGCCATGGGTGGCGGGAGACGGCCCGGTGGCCACAAGCAGATCCAGCAGTGCAACACTTGGAAGATCGATAGGCGGTGACAGTTTTGACGGTTAAATTTCCATGTCTGTCGGGATCAACCACATGGGAATTCCGAGGCGGTTGACTGGAAAATAGATGACAACACATATGAGCACCTGACACGCATTGTGGAGTGTGGACTAGTCACTAGTGGATCAGTGAAACTCAACGGAGGAACCAATGCTACACGCCGCATGAGCCGCATCATTGTTCCGCACAGCGTCCACGTGCCAGCCCCCCCGATCGGCTAGATGGGACAGCAAATAGTCAGTGTGGTGGCGCTGCTTCGCCGGTGCCATCCACGACGATCCGCTGCCGGAGGCAAGATCCGAATTCCAAGCGAGGGCAGCAGCAAAAGCCTGCGACGCACGGGGCGGCAGGATCGGTCGAGGACGATCTGCCTAGGCAGCAGGTGGGATGGTTGGTGGCCGTGTCATGTCAGCGCGACAGGTTTCAAAGGACCGGAGGAAGACAAGGATCATACGACCTTGCCCTCAAATGGCGGTGTGCAACATCAGGACCAGATATGCCTACCACCAGCGTATCAACAGTCCCGACTAAAATGGCATGTAAAGCACCGGAGCTaaggttttttcctttttttttttttttgacaaatctgGTATATGGGCTGAAACTAATTTCTCGGCGGAACTATTTGGAAATCTAACCCCGGTCAGGGTCAATGAGGATGACACCTGACATATGTAGGTCAGCGCCAAGATTTTGCGGATTTTGGGGGTTGGCGCCACCCTCACTAGCGCCAAGGTGAGTTCggcgccaaaccctagggcgccgACCTTACTCGGTGATGGAAACTCAAGGCACCGACCTACACATGTTCCGCATCGTCCTCGTTGGCGCCGATTTGAAATAGTTTTGTCGAGGGGTCACGTGAAGAATTAGTTTCGCCCAAGAACCAGATTTGTCAAAAAAAACAGAGCTTATAGGCTCGacatgatcatacatacatatatGTAGAAGAAAACGATGATTTGGCCTTAAAATTGCCAcctttttaaaaaaaaatgtAGCAATGGGGCTCTTCAGGTTTCAGGAAGACCCACCAGTGGATATTTTGCGTCCCTTGTGGATATTATTGATTGCTCGGACTGTTGGATGGAAAGGAATGTTCAACTCCATCATGATGCCAACAGCCTTGAACTGAACATCTGCACAATTCCCCGCAAAGAAGAAAATTGAACATATGCACGGCAGCATTAGCAGGTTACAGCTTTTTTTTTGTTCAGCGGTAGCGTTCAGTCGTACTCCATAACAGAATTGACATTCGAACAGATACATGGCTTTTGGAAATACACGTTGTATCAAATTAAAACATGCCTACACTACATCTTGTATAGCTAAAGCTTGCTAAACTTACATGGCAGCTATTACTGATCGACAGACTCCATAACAGAATTGACATTCAAACAGATAGATGACTTTTGGAAATAAAATAAACGTTGTATCAAATTAAAACATGCCTACACTATATCTGCATAGCTAAAGCTTGCTAAACTTACATGGCAGCTATTACTGATCGACAGACAGTAAGCAGCTCCAAAAAGTGAATGAATCATGCCAACAATTCTTTGTAAatctttacctactaataaaggaaggaaggtttctccccaaaattttcgtccgtttTTGAACTACCCTTTATTTTCAGTTCAATTTACGAGCAATGCCACCGCCCATGTTACATAACGATTCGTTCAGTCGTCGCACGAAAAATAGTTCACGTCGCGTGGTTGTCCTGGGCTCCAGCAGCCCAAACAGTCCTCTGCCTGATCTCTCCGTAGTGTAGTTGTCCCGGGCTCCAGCAGCCCAAAACGTCCCTTGCTGAGCGCCTTATGGGCTGTCAGCTCCAGCAGCCCAAAAAGACACCTGCTGAGCGCCCGTTATGGGCTGTCAGCTGATGGACGTATGCATACTGCATCTATTGTTTCGTACGTACCACTTCTACCTTTGATCGCACCACATCAAGGAGGTTCAGGATCTGACAAAACGACGACAACGTACCAGAGGAAAACTCTTGCTCTCCTGCATGTACACGCAATTTTGCCCGTTCCTCAAGCCAAAGTTAGCTATAAATACTGCTCGACTCCCTCGAATACTACCTCAACAGGAGATTCCTTTAGACACCGCCGTTCTACCGACTTCGTCCGATATCTGCACGAGTTCGCAATTGTTGTTGCGCTCTTGAGCAGAATTAAACAGAACACCAACCGGCTGTGGTCCACAAGGTACGCCTGCCTGAGATTGCATAGATTGTAAAAGTTAGTGCGTGAGGTTAGTTTAGATTGGCTACATCTACATGACTTTCGAGTAGAAGGTGAAAAATCCATGTGCATGTATATTGGATTACTCAATCAGTGATTTTTTCTTCTCAACAGGTAAGGTAATGGAAGGAGCAGGACAGGCCCCCCAGGAAGCAAAATCATTTGAATCTATGGATGACGAGGTAATATTTCCTTATATTCTAAGAGTTTTGTGCCGATGAAACAAGCATGCATGATCCGTTATAGCATTAGATACTGAATCTTCGATTGCTTATTTCTTGCAGACAATTGAGGAAATAGAAAGAGCAGGACAGATCTGTGAGGAAGCAAAATCATCTGAATCAATCAATAAGGAGGTAAATTTTCCATAGCTTCTATAAGTTTTCTTCCAGTGAAAAAAATGCTTGATCCGTTCTAACGCTTTGAAAAAAGCATGCTTGTAAGTAATTTTTCCATAGCATCTATGAGTTTTTTGCCGGTGAAACAAGCATGCATGATCCGTTACCATTATAGCATCAGATATTGAATCTGGTAGTGCTTGTTTGTGGCAGAGAATTGAGGAAATAGAAAGAGTAGGACATACCTGTGAGGAAGAGGAAGCAAAATCATCTGAATATATCGATGAGGAGGTAAATTTTCCATAGCTTCTACAAGTTTTCTGCCGGTGAAACAAACATGCTTGTACTTGCTGAACTATAGTCCTTGTGTTGGCAGAAAATAGGACAAACCTGTGAGGAAGAGGAAGCAAAATCATCTGAATATATCGATGAGGAGGTAAATTTTCCATGGCTTCTACAAGTTTTCTGCCGGTGAAACAAACATGCTTGTACTTGCTGAATTATAGTCCTTGTGTTGGCAGAAAATAGGACAGACCTGTGAGGAAGAGGAAGCAAAATCATCTGAATATATCGATGAGGAGGTAAATTTTCCATAGCTTCCACAAGTTTTCTGCCGGTGAAACAAACATGCTTGTACTTGCTGAATTATAGTCCTTGTGTTGGCAGAAAATAGATTACAACATTGAAACAACCACGGATGACGATCTTGGTAACCCTATCAAAAGAGCAAAGTGTTCAGAATCACCTACATTCTCAACATCATCTCTGGTTTCTGAATGTCCAGAAACAATTAGTTCAGAAGTAGAAAATCAGTCAGCATTGTCTCCAGTTTCTCAATTGATGAATGAAGAAACAATTTCAGCACATGATGATGAGCAAatattttcagaagatggtgagaAGCAACAAGAAACTAAACACATAATTAATAGTATAACATATGATTATCTCCCACAAGGtaaattttaacttgttttgttttacttttgtTAGAGATGCTTTCCAATATAACGCAAATGTTATTAAGCATTATATATGAATGtgcatttatttatttatttttcttattttttcagATTATATATTGACCGATCTGGATTTATCTGCTCATTGTGTTATACAATACTCTAATGAAGACGATATACTCGTGATGATAGATGATATATATATCAAACAACGATATCTGGTGTGCCTGCTAGATGGAAACAAATGGCTAGACGATGAAGTAAGTACCCTTATTACTAACAAGAAAATTGTTTCTGATTATTCATATACATTAGTAATGTATTTTTATAATTTTAATATTTTTAGGTAATCAGCGCATACATATGTTGTTTAAAGGAGCAAGCACAACTTCTTAATCAGAATAAGGCTAAAgtatattttgagaatccatttgTTACCAGGCTATTGAAACAAGATGGTGAAAGTGGAATAGGTGGACCTACCGGTTTGACAACGGTTGTCAAAAACTATCTGGACCATGACATGGTAACATTGATATCCATAATTGTCAAGTTTATGTTTATCAGACTTTTAAATTATAATAAGTATAGATGTCTTAAAATAACTCATTATATTTGTTACAGATCCATCTTCCAATAAACATTAAAAACTCGCATTGGTATTTAGCCTCTGTTAATTTTGACAAGTCTGAGATACAAGTACACGACTCCTTGTGTTGGAAACACAGTCGAGCTGATCTCATTCTTACGGTAGGTCACTAACATTTATAATGATTCCGTAAAATATATTAAATTGATCCGTTACATTTATTGGTAATCATTTTACAGCTGAAAGGACTGCAATACCATCTAAACATTCTAAAAGGACAAGAAGTTTTGAGTGATCGTCATAAATGGAAAGACATCGATTTTACTAAATGGAAAATTACAGAACAGCTCCAAAACCCGATCCAGAAAGATAGGTACAGAGAGAAAAATATGTTTTATAATAATAACCATATCAGAAATATTGTGATTCATGAGGATAATTCATATTTATTCTAATTATTATGTAGCTCATCTTGTGGTCTATTTCTCCTTAAATTTATGGAATATTGGACCGGACATACACTGTCCCATCCAATTACACAGGTAAATGGCTCTATTGTTTGATAAATGTACATATTTACttcttttttaaattttctgtatGCTAATATTTGTTGGTCAACTGCAGGAAATTATTACTTCTTTTAGATTTAAGTTAGCAGCAGTACTATTATGCTGGAAAAACAACAGGGCACCACCGACTACATCGGTTGAAGAAAGTGAAGAAAGTGACGGAGATCCAAGTGATGTTATAATGTCAGAAATTCCATTtgatcaaaaaaaatcaaaagaactgAGCTCATTATCTCCTGAAAACAAATACCAGTCGCTGATGTCTATTCTTTCTAACTTGAGCTTACATGAGTTAGTAGGTGGACTTTGTAACTACATCAAATCAATAAATTCTGCAGAAGCTTTAGAGTAAGCAATATATTGTGTATAATTTATTATATTGAATACAATTGACAGCATACATTAGCTTATTTTCCTTATGATAATGATTTACAGGAAAGTCTGGGTACAAAACTCTGATCCATATCCCATTAGCTTGACTCTCCAAAAAATACAAGAAATGCTGAATGAGGAGTTGGCCATGGATCGAGATTGTTTCAACTTGGTCGTGCGGAAAATTATGTTTGACGACATCCAAATGGTAAAGAAAAGGAGAGGAGTCATAACAAAGCATTACCTTGACATAAAATTCTGGGTATGCTCTTCCACACGCTATATATTTTTGTGTCTACCTACATATATACTAAATTATTTTTCATGACCTTTCTAAACATATTTTTTGTAATATCATAGATGATTACTGATTTTGGAAGACATCCAGACTACCGCAAAAAGTTAGATGTGGAACAACTAGCATATTCCGTTCGTAGCTGGCCTGGTATCAAGTATAGTGTTTCATCATGCAAATCGGTAAGGAAATTGTCCTATAAGTGTCTAgacaaaaataattttgatacatCTAATATCTTTCctattttagattcatattccaaTACAATCTGGCCGTGATTTTATTCTATTCATACTGGACAAAGATACCAGAACTGTCTACATTTTGGACCCTACTCCTATTGATCCCATCTACCAGCGCAACCCACACGCAAAATATATGCACCGACTTTTA
This Lolium perenne isolate Kyuss_39 chromosome 1, Kyuss_2.0, whole genome shotgun sequence DNA region includes the following protein-coding sequences:
- the LOC127319751 gene encoding uncharacterized protein → MNEETISAHDDEQIFSEDGEKQQETKHIINSITYDYLPQDYILTDLDLSAHCVIQYSNEDDILVMIDDIYIKQRYLVCLLDGNKWLDDEVISAYICCLKEQAQLLNQNKAKVYFENPFVTRLLKQDGESGIGGPTGLTTVVKNYLDHDMIHLPINIKNSHWYLASVNFDKSEIQVHDSLCWKHSRADLILTLKGLQYHLNILKGQEVLSDRHKWKDIDFTKWKITEQLQNPIQKDSSSCGLFLLKFMEYWTGHTLSHPITQEIITSFRFKLAAVLLCWKNNRAPPTTSVEESEESDGDPSDVIMSEIPFDQKKSKELSSLSPENKYQSLMSILSNLSLHELVGGLCNYIKSINSAEALEKVWVQNSDPYPISLTLQKIQEMLNEELAMDRDCFNLVVRKIMFDDIQMVKKRRGVITKHYLDIKFWMITDFGRHPDYRKKLDVEQLAYSVRSWPGIKYSVSSCKSIHIPIQSGRDFILFILDKDTRTVYILDPTPIDPIYQRNPHAKYMHRLLWIAENLPKAMSRACPGSIWNENIFLWQQKVVHGISGYKRELSGFFVTLFMSTWEEGKVNLPFLKDGYELRKQIMGNLLTMKDNECQDNMHTGVLDFISFIRKIQDNRI